In Pseudomonas nunensis, a single window of DNA contains:
- a CDS encoding PaaI family thioesterase: protein MEIPAGLTESAFFKLLGCRLHSLETGVAQVALGLEPELRNRGGKLHGGALFSLVDIAMGLACSSTHGFDQQSATIECKINYIRAVSEGEVMCTARVIHPGRRTLVVEADVMQGDKLVAKAQGTFAVL from the coding sequence ATGGAAATCCCTGCCGGCCTGACCGAAAGCGCTTTTTTCAAGCTGCTGGGGTGTCGCTTGCACAGCCTGGAAACCGGGGTGGCGCAAGTCGCCCTGGGGCTTGAGCCAGAGCTGCGCAATCGCGGCGGCAAGCTGCACGGCGGGGCGTTGTTCAGCCTGGTGGACATTGCCATGGGGCTGGCCTGTTCCAGCACCCACGGCTTTGACCAGCAGAGCGCGACCATCGAATGCAAGATCAACTACATTCGCGCGGTTTCCGAGGGCGAAGTGATGTGCACGGCGCGGGTGATCCACCCGGGCCGGCGCACATTGGTAGTTGAAGCCGACGTGATGCAAGGCGACAAACTGGTCGCAAAAGCACAAGGCACGTTCGCTGTCCTGTAG
- the gshA gene encoding glutamate--cysteine ligase — MSELLNRRLALLGERANLSLLEQCLHGIERECLRVTDEGRLAQTPHPEELGSALTNEQITTDYSESLLEFITPALPDPADTLASLDSIHRFAYSKLGSEFLWSPSMPCPLPAEEDIPIAYYGTSNIGQLKYVYRKGLALRYGKTMQCIAGIHYNFSLPEKLWPLLKEAEGFVGTDRDYQSSAYIALIRNFRRYSWLLMYLFGASPALDAGFLRGRSHQLEQLDPDTLYLPYATSLRMSDLGYQSNAQAGLTPCYNDLASYTDSLRKAVATPYAPYVEVGTHKDGEWVQLNTNILQIENEYYSNIRPKRVTYTGERPIQALVARGIQYVEVRCLDINPFLPMGIDLIESRFLDAFLLYCALNDSPLLTNGSCGNATSNFLSVVKEGRRPGLQLQRDGQPVDMKEWATELLEKIAPLAALLDQSHGGDAHSKALDVQLEKVKDSSRTPSAQVLAAMAEHKESFAQFSLRQSRVHAEYFRSEPLSIEDQAKFESRARSSLAEQAELEQNEVGDFDVFVGSYQASILAISN, encoded by the coding sequence TTGAGCGAACTTCTCAACCGCCGCCTGGCTCTGCTTGGCGAGCGCGCTAACCTCTCTCTGCTCGAACAGTGCCTTCACGGCATCGAACGTGAATGCCTGCGCGTGACCGACGAAGGTCGCCTGGCGCAAACGCCGCACCCGGAAGAATTGGGTTCCGCGCTGACCAACGAACAAATCACCACCGATTATTCCGAATCGCTGCTGGAGTTCATCACGCCTGCCCTGCCCGACCCGGCAGACACTCTGGCGAGCCTGGACAGCATTCACCGTTTTGCCTACAGCAAGCTCGGTAGCGAGTTTCTGTGGAGTCCATCGATGCCGTGCCCGTTGCCGGCCGAGGAAGACATCCCGATCGCCTATTACGGCACCTCCAACATCGGTCAGCTCAAGTACGTCTACCGCAAGGGCCTGGCCCTGCGTTACGGCAAGACCATGCAGTGCATCGCCGGGATTCACTACAACTTTTCCCTGCCGGAAAAGCTCTGGCCGCTGCTCAAAGAGGCTGAAGGCTTTGTCGGCACCGACCGCGACTATCAGTCGTCGGCCTACATCGCGCTTATCCGCAACTTCCGTCGCTACAGCTGGCTGCTGATGTACCTGTTCGGTGCCTCCCCGGCCCTGGACGCCGGTTTCCTGCGCGGTCGTTCGCACCAGTTGGAACAACTGGACCCGGACACCTTGTACCTGCCGTACGCCACCAGCCTGCGCATGAGTGACCTCGGTTACCAGAGCAACGCCCAGGCCGGCCTGACGCCGTGCTACAACGATCTGGCGAGCTACACCGACAGCCTGCGCAAAGCGGTGGCCACGCCTTACGCGCCGTACGTTGAAGTCGGCACGCACAAGGACGGTGAGTGGGTTCAGCTCAACACCAACATCCTGCAGATCGAAAACGAGTACTACTCCAACATCCGCCCGAAACGCGTGACCTACACCGGCGAACGGCCGATCCAGGCGCTGGTGGCTCGCGGCATTCAGTACGTCGAAGTGCGCTGCCTGGACATCAACCCGTTCTTGCCGATGGGCATCGACCTGATCGAGTCGCGGTTCCTCGACGCGTTCCTGTTGTACTGCGCGTTGAACGACAGCCCGCTGCTGACCAATGGCAGCTGCGGTAATGCGACTTCGAACTTCCTCAGCGTGGTCAAGGAAGGTCGCCGTCCAGGCCTGCAATTGCAGCGCGACGGTCAGCCGGTGGACATGAAGGAATGGGCCACCGAACTGCTGGAGAAGATTGCCCCGCTCGCCGCGCTGCTCGATCAGAGCCATGGCGGCGATGCGCACAGCAAGGCGCTGGACGTGCAGTTGGAGAAGGTCAAGGATTCGTCCCGAACCCCATCGGCCCAGGTGCTCGCGGCGATGGCCGAGCATAAGGAAAGCTTTGCCCAGTTCTCCCTGCGTCAGAGCCGGGTGCATGCGGAGTACTTCCGCAGTGAGCCGTTGAGCATTGAAGACCAGGCGAAGTTTGAATCGCGAGCGCGTTCGTCGCTGGCTGAACAGGCGGAGCTGGAGCAGAACGAAGTCGGCGATTTCGATGTGTTTGTCGGGTCGTATCAGGCGAGCATTCTGGCGATCAGTAACTAA
- the tauA gene encoding taurine ABC transporter substrate-binding protein, which yields MKLNFPLRLLAAASLAAASLFAQAADVTVAYQTTVDPAKVAQADGAYEKATNAKIDWRKFDNGADIIAAIASGDVQIGYLGSSPLTAAITRKVPVETFLIATQIGAAEALVARDGSGIKTPQDLIGKKIAVPFVSTGHYSLLAALKHWNIDPSKVTILNLAPPAIVAAWKRGDIDATYVWDPALGVAKENGKVLITSGELAKFGAPTFDAWIVRKDFAEKHPEIVTAFAKVTLDAYAEYRKDPKTWLANQSNVDKLVKLSGAKASDIPLLLQGNVYPLAADQVITLGAPTTKAITDTAAFLKEQGKVEAVLPDYAPYVSAKYITN from the coding sequence ATGAAACTGAATTTCCCTCTTCGCCTCCTGGCGGCCGCGTCTTTGGCTGCGGCGAGTTTGTTTGCCCAGGCGGCTGACGTCACCGTCGCCTACCAGACCACCGTGGACCCGGCCAAAGTCGCTCAGGCCGACGGTGCGTACGAAAAAGCCACCAACGCCAAGATCGACTGGCGCAAATTCGACAACGGTGCCGACATCATCGCCGCCATCGCTTCCGGCGATGTGCAAATCGGCTACCTCGGTTCAAGCCCGCTGACCGCCGCGATCACCCGCAAAGTCCCGGTTGAAACCTTCCTCATCGCTACCCAGATCGGCGCCGCCGAAGCACTGGTTGCCCGCGACGGTTCCGGAATCAAGACCCCGCAAGACCTGATCGGCAAGAAAATCGCCGTGCCATTCGTTTCCACCGGCCACTACAGCCTGTTGGCCGCACTGAAGCACTGGAACATCGACCCATCGAAAGTCACCATCCTCAACCTCGCACCGCCAGCCATCGTTGCTGCGTGGAAACGCGGTGACATCGACGCCACTTACGTCTGGGACCCAGCCCTCGGCGTTGCCAAGGAAAACGGCAAAGTGCTGATCACCTCCGGCGAACTGGCCAAGTTTGGCGCACCGACTTTCGATGCCTGGATCGTGCGTAAAGACTTCGCCGAGAAGCACCCGGAAATCGTCACCGCATTCGCCAAAGTGACCCTCGACGCCTACGCCGAGTACCGCAAGGATCCGAAAACCTGGCTCGCCAACCAGAGCAACGTCGACAAACTGGTGAAGCTCTCCGGCGCCAAGGCTTCTGACATTCCATTGCTGCTGCAAGGCAACGTCTACCCGCTGGCGGCTGATCAAGTGATCACCCTCGGCGCGCCGACCACCAAGGCCATCACCGACACCGCCGCGTTCCTGAAAGAACAAGGCAAGGTCGAGGCCGTGCTGCCGGACTACGCCCCATATGTCAGCGCTAAATACATCACCAACTGA
- the tauB gene encoding taurine ABC transporter ATP-binding subunit — protein MALLQLERISAQYPGSPEPVLTDISLSLGPQQLLVALGPSGSGKTSLLNLIAGFVEPSAGRITLDGVPVKGPSAERGVVFQDDALLPWQDVLANVGFGLELAGIAKDKREIRAREMLALVDLSGFENRRIWQLSGGQKQRVGLARALAADPRVLLMDEPFGALDAFTREQMQELLLQVWQRTAKPVFLITHDIEEAVFLATDLILLAPNPGQIVERLSLDFGQRYAAGESARAIKSDPRFIETREHVLAKVFSQRSAATRQERA, from the coding sequence ATGGCTTTGCTACAGCTGGAGCGCATCAGCGCACAGTACCCCGGCAGTCCGGAACCGGTACTGACGGATATTTCCTTGAGCCTGGGGCCCCAGCAATTGCTGGTGGCCCTCGGCCCGTCCGGCAGTGGCAAGACTTCGCTGTTGAACCTGATTGCCGGTTTCGTCGAGCCCAGCGCCGGGCGCATCACCCTTGACGGCGTGCCGGTCAAAGGCCCGAGCGCCGAACGCGGCGTGGTGTTCCAGGACGACGCGCTGCTGCCTTGGCAGGACGTGTTGGCCAACGTAGGTTTCGGTCTGGAACTGGCCGGCATCGCCAAAGACAAACGCGAAATCCGCGCGAGAGAAATGCTCGCGCTGGTGGACCTTTCGGGTTTTGAAAACCGCCGGATCTGGCAGCTTTCGGGCGGCCAGAAGCAACGCGTCGGCCTCGCCCGCGCGCTCGCCGCCGACCCGCGCGTGTTGCTGATGGACGAACCCTTCGGCGCCCTCGATGCCTTCACCCGCGAACAAATGCAGGAGCTGTTGCTGCAAGTCTGGCAACGCACCGCCAAACCGGTATTCCTGATTACCCACGACATCGAAGAAGCGGTGTTCCTCGCCACGGACCTGATTCTGCTGGCGCCGAACCCCGGGCAAATCGTCGAGCGTTTGAGCCTGGATTTCGGTCAGCGTTATGCCGCTGGCGAGTCGGCACGGGCGATCAAGTCCGACCCGCGCTTTATCGAAACCCGCGAACACGTGCTCGCCAAAGTGTTCTCCCAACGCAGCGCCGCCACGCGGCAGGAGCGCGCATGA
- the tauC gene encoding taurine ABC transporter permease TauC — MSSYEIPAVTVKPGSTVIPVRRSLNTRWISVLTLFALVFIWWAVTATGMIEPLFLPPPSAVLQKGWLLATTGYMDSTLWQHLGASLSRIGLGLGFAVLTAVPVGIAIGHNRIARGILDPLIEFYRPIPPLAYLPLIVIWCGIGELSKVLLIYLAIFAPIAIATATGVRTVDPAKLRAAQSLGATRAQLIRHVILPSALPDILTGVRIGLGVGWSTLVAAELIAATSGLGFMVQSAAQFLVTDVVVLGILVIALIAFAMEMGLRALQRKLVPWHGQAH; from the coding sequence ATGAGCAGCTATGAAATCCCGGCCGTGACGGTGAAACCCGGTTCGACGGTGATTCCGGTGCGCCGCAGTCTTAATACTCGCTGGATCAGCGTGCTGACGCTGTTCGCCTTGGTGTTCATCTGGTGGGCTGTCACGGCCACTGGAATGATCGAACCACTGTTCCTGCCACCGCCCTCCGCAGTCCTGCAAAAAGGCTGGCTGCTGGCGACCACGGGCTACATGGATTCCACCTTGTGGCAGCATTTGGGCGCGAGCCTGAGTCGCATTGGGCTGGGCCTTGGCTTCGCGGTGCTGACCGCCGTGCCGGTCGGGATTGCCATCGGCCACAACCGCATCGCGCGCGGGATTCTCGATCCGCTGATCGAGTTCTACCGCCCGATTCCACCGCTGGCCTACCTGCCGCTGATCGTGATCTGGTGCGGCATCGGTGAGTTGTCGAAAGTCTTGCTGATCTACCTGGCGATCTTCGCGCCGATTGCCATCGCCACCGCGACGGGCGTGCGCACGGTCGATCCGGCCAAGTTGCGCGCCGCGCAGTCCTTGGGCGCGACCCGGGCGCAGCTGATTCGGCATGTGATTCTGCCGAGTGCGCTGCCGGATATTTTGACCGGCGTGCGCATTGGTCTGGGCGTGGGTTGGTCGACGCTGGTTGCTGCCGAGCTGATCGCCGCCACCAGCGGTTTGGGTTTTATGGTGCAGTCGGCCGCGCAGTTTCTGGTCACCGATGTGGTGGTGCTGGGGATTCTGGTGATCGCGCTGATCGCCTTCGCCATGGAAATGGGCCTGCGCGCACTGCAACGCAAACTGGTGCCGTGGCACGGCCAGGCACATTGA
- the tauD gene encoding taurine dioxygenase, with product MSNLTIVPLSSALGAQISGIDISQPLDQEQRDAIEQALLKHQVLFFRDQPITPQQQARFAANFGDLHIHPIYPNVPEQPEVLILDTAVTDVRDNAIWHTDVTFLPTPALGAVLSAKLLPEFGGDTLWASGIAAYEALSAPMKTLLEGLTATHDFTRSFPLERYGNTPEALAQWEEARRKNPPLSHPVIRTHPVSGRRSLFVNEGFTSRINELSETESEAILKLLFAHATRPEFTIRWRWQKDDVAFWDNRVTQHYAVDDYRPARRVMQRATVLGDVPFFR from the coding sequence ATGAGCAACTTGACCATCGTCCCCCTGAGCTCAGCCCTCGGCGCGCAAATCAGCGGCATCGACATCAGCCAGCCGCTGGACCAGGAGCAGCGCGACGCCATCGAACAGGCGCTGCTCAAACACCAAGTGCTGTTCTTCCGCGACCAGCCGATCACGCCGCAGCAACAAGCGCGTTTCGCCGCGAATTTCGGCGACCTGCACATTCATCCGATCTACCCGAACGTGCCGGAACAACCGGAAGTGCTGATCCTCGACACCGCCGTCACCGACGTGCGCGACAACGCGATCTGGCACACCGACGTGACCTTCCTGCCAACCCCGGCCCTGGGCGCGGTACTCAGCGCCAAGTTGCTGCCGGAGTTCGGCGGCGATACGTTGTGGGCCAGCGGGATTGCGGCGTATGAGGCGTTGTCCGCGCCGATGAAAACCTTGCTCGAAGGCCTGACCGCGACTCACGATTTCACGCGCTCATTTCCGCTGGAACGCTATGGCAACACGCCTGAAGCGCTGGCGCAGTGGGAAGAAGCCCGGCGCAAGAATCCGCCACTGTCGCACCCGGTGATACGCACGCACCCGGTCAGCGGGCGCCGTTCGTTGTTCGTCAACGAAGGGTTCACGTCGAGGATCAATGAATTGTCGGAGACCGAAAGCGAGGCGATTCTGAAGCTGTTGTTCGCCCACGCGACCCGGCCGGAATTCACCATTCGCTGGCGCTGGCAGAAGGATGACGTGGCGTTCTGGGATAACCGCGTGACCCAGCATTACGCGGTGGACGATTACCGCCCGGCGCGGCGAGTGATGCAGCGGGCGACGGTGTTGGGGGATGTGCCGTTTTTTCGGTGA
- the mgrA gene encoding L-glyceraldehyde 3-phosphate reductase, producing the protein MTYTAAENRYDSIPYRRVGRSGLVLPALSLGLWHNFGDSTPIDTQRSLLRTAFDLGINHFDLANNYGPPYGSAEINFGRLLREDFKQYRDELIISSKAGWDMWPGPYGQGGGSRKYVLASLDQSLQRLGLDYVDIFYSHRFDPDTPLEETASALATAVQQGKALYIGISSYSGVKTREIAALLQEWKVPLLIHQPAYNLLNRWVEKDLLDVTDELGAGVIAFTPLAQGLLTDKYLNGIPKDARVNRPGGGSLQESHLSEANIAHVRGLNEIAKRRGQSLAQLALAWTLRDPRVTSALIGASRPEQIIENVGALKNLSFSAEELAEIDRFAQEGGINLWEKPSTAE; encoded by the coding sequence ATGACTTACACCGCTGCCGAAAACCGCTACGACTCTATCCCTTACCGCCGCGTAGGCCGCAGCGGGCTGGTGCTGCCGGCGCTGTCCCTGGGCCTGTGGCACAACTTCGGCGACAGCACGCCGATCGACACCCAGCGTTCGTTGCTGCGTACCGCGTTCGACTTGGGCATCAACCACTTCGACCTCGCCAACAATTACGGCCCGCCGTACGGCAGCGCCGAGATCAACTTCGGTCGCCTGCTGCGTGAAGACTTCAAGCAGTACCGCGACGAGTTGATCATCTCCAGCAAGGCCGGTTGGGACATGTGGCCAGGCCCTTACGGCCAGGGCGGCGGTTCGCGTAAATACGTGCTGGCCAGCCTCGACCAGAGCCTGCAACGCCTGGGCCTCGATTATGTGGACATCTTCTATTCCCACCGCTTCGACCCGGACACCCCGTTGGAAGAAACCGCCAGCGCATTGGCCACTGCGGTGCAGCAGGGCAAGGCGTTGTACATCGGCATCTCGTCGTATTCCGGGGTAAAAACCCGCGAAATCGCCGCGCTGTTGCAAGAGTGGAAAGTGCCGCTACTGATTCACCAACCGGCCTACAACTTGCTCAACCGCTGGGTGGAAAAAGATCTGCTGGATGTCACCGACGAACTCGGCGCCGGCGTGATTGCCTTCACTCCATTGGCCCAAGGCTTGTTGACCGACAAATACCTCAATGGCATTCCGAAGGATGCGCGGGTCAACCGTCCGGGCGGTGGTTCATTGCAGGAATCGCACCTGTCCGAAGCCAACATCGCCCATGTGCGTGGGCTCAACGAAATCGCCAAGCGTCGCGGCCAGAGCCTGGCGCAACTTGCGTTGGCGTGGACCCTGCGCGACCCACGCGTGACCTCGGCACTGATCGGCGCGAGCCGGCCGGAGCAGATCATCGAAAACGTCGGGGCGTTGAAGAACCTGAGCTTTAGCGCGGAAGAGTTGGCGGAGATCGATCGGTTTGCCCAGGAAGGCGGGATCAATCTTTGGGAGAAGCCTTCGACGGCTGAGTAA
- a CDS encoding LLM class flavin-dependent oxidoreductase, whose protein sequence is MSRQLKLGAFLMATGHHVAAWRHPDVPADAGLDFAHYKHLAQIAEAAKFDALFIADSLAAPTGAIASHMARSDHFEPLTLLAALSAVTERIGLIATATTSYNEPYHVARKFASLDHLSGGRSGWNLVTSDNAAEAQNFGRDEHIGHADRYSRAREFYQVVTGLWDSWEDDAFVRDKVSGTYYHPEKVHVQDHVGKYFRVKGPLNVARSPQGQPVIVQAGSSELGRELAAQTAEVVFTAQTSLANAQAFYADLKGRLSRYGRSDDSLKIMPGVFVVVGQTESEAQEKCETFQQLVEPEVGVALLGRMLGNFDLSKYPLDGPLPELPLTESGQQSRQKLLTELAGRENLSLAELGRKIAGGRGHYSLVGTPEQIADRLQEWFEQGAADGFNVLVPHLPGGLQDFANGVVPELQRRGLFRTEYEGRTLRQNLGLARPGNRFV, encoded by the coding sequence ATGTCTCGACAGCTCAAGCTTGGCGCGTTCCTGATGGCCACCGGGCACCACGTCGCTGCCTGGCGTCATCCCGACGTGCCGGCCGACGCCGGACTCGACTTCGCCCACTACAAGCACCTGGCGCAGATTGCCGAGGCGGCGAAGTTTGACGCGTTGTTCATTGCCGACAGCCTGGCGGCTCCAACCGGAGCGATTGCCAGCCACATGGCTCGCTCAGACCACTTTGAACCCCTGACTCTGCTCGCTGCATTGAGCGCTGTAACCGAGCGTATCGGGCTGATTGCCACCGCTACAACCAGCTATAACGAGCCGTACCACGTAGCACGAAAGTTCGCTTCCCTGGACCATCTTTCCGGGGGGCGCTCGGGGTGGAATCTGGTGACTTCCGACAATGCCGCCGAAGCGCAGAATTTCGGTCGTGACGAGCATATCGGTCACGCCGACCGCTACAGCCGGGCTCGGGAGTTTTATCAGGTGGTTACCGGACTGTGGGACAGCTGGGAAGACGATGCCTTTGTGCGCGACAAAGTCAGCGGTACGTACTACCACCCGGAAAAAGTACACGTACAGGATCATGTCGGTAAATACTTCCGGGTCAAAGGCCCGCTGAACGTGGCGCGCTCACCCCAAGGTCAGCCGGTGATTGTGCAAGCCGGTTCTTCCGAACTCGGTCGTGAACTGGCGGCGCAAACTGCTGAAGTGGTGTTCACCGCGCAGACGTCGCTGGCCAATGCCCAGGCGTTTTATGCCGACCTCAAGGGACGCTTGAGTCGCTACGGTCGCAGTGATGATTCGCTGAAAATCATGCCCGGTGTTTTTGTGGTCGTCGGGCAGACCGAAAGCGAAGCGCAGGAAAAATGTGAAACGTTTCAGCAATTAGTCGAACCGGAGGTTGGCGTCGCATTACTTGGGCGTATGCTGGGCAACTTCGACTTGTCGAAGTACCCGTTGGACGGACCGCTGCCGGAATTACCGTTGACCGAAAGCGGTCAGCAAAGCCGTCAGAAACTGCTGACCGAACTGGCAGGCCGGGAAAACCTCAGCCTTGCTGAACTGGGCCGCAAGATTGCCGGCGGTCGCGGGCATTACAGCCTGGTGGGCACGCCGGAACAGATTGCGGACCGCTTGCAGGAATGGTTCGAACAAGGCGCGGCGGACGGCTTCAATGTGCTGGTGCCGCACCTGCCGGGCGGGTTGCAAGACTTTGCCAATGGCGTGGTTCCGGAACTGCAACGCCGAGGCTTGTTCAGAACAGAGTACGAAGGCCGGACCTTGCGCCAGAACCTTGGACTCGCCAGGCCGGGCAATAGATTTGTTTAA
- a CDS encoding TonB-dependent receptor: MHSIPGESHKLARSIRAATPRRPHLGWLLAGLTALPVPGAFAADSADQEPTLKSVTVTATRREESLQKVPVAVSVLDGEQLERDNRNGVASIVQQVPSLNFRTGASNKDTSLFVRGVGTISTSPGVEPTVATVIDGVVYARPGQATLDLLDLERIEVLRGPQGTLFGKNASAGVLNITSKAPTAETHGYVDQSYYSGNESRTRFGIGGSLIPDTLKGSITTLFGSYDGNVDNQHNGQEVNGYNHKGVRGKLEFTPNDDLKFTLIADYMQSHDDAPNGVVSKSLTPAFANALNPVRASSDNRDINTDTRSHVDDINKGLSGQLDWNLGDYTLTSITAWRGWDNTQYQDGDRLGTVTAAFPGTADKGDLAFDQYSQELRLASPKGEFLEYVGGLFYMHGKDEETYQRTLTTPTSINRGVADYSTTSDSYAVFGESTLNFTSNFRGIAGLRWTHDDLEYDHRRVSTSATTVSGIQPGTSSSGSVDEDGWSGRLGVQYDLSDTVTTYLTYSRGYKGPAYNVFFNMQPRDTEALKPETSNTWEAGIKATSWNNRLTTNLAVFHSDYDNYQANFFDTVAGQVVTRLINAGSVSTEGVELDYALQATQQLKFSGALAYTRARIDEFACPAGAAASCNVNGKPLPFSPDWKSYVRADYTIPLDNGLDIELGTDYSWQSEVQYDISQNVDTKQGAYGLWNASVALADYSNGWRVALLGKNLADKSYSPLLASGGSYIYRAVPRDDERYFGVQLRKDF; the protein is encoded by the coding sequence ATGCACAGCATTCCTGGGGAATCACACAAACTGGCGCGATCGATTCGCGCCGCCACACCACGCCGACCGCATCTGGGCTGGCTGCTCGCGGGGTTGACCGCGCTGCCTGTGCCTGGCGCATTCGCCGCCGACAGCGCGGATCAGGAACCTACCCTGAAGTCCGTCACGGTCACTGCTACTCGTCGCGAAGAGTCGTTGCAGAAAGTCCCGGTGGCAGTGTCGGTGCTGGATGGCGAGCAGCTTGAGCGCGACAATCGCAACGGCGTGGCCAGCATCGTGCAGCAAGTGCCGTCGCTGAACTTCCGCACCGGCGCGTCGAACAAGGACACCTCGCTGTTTGTCCGTGGTGTCGGCACGATTTCTACCTCGCCAGGTGTCGAGCCGACCGTGGCCACGGTGATCGACGGCGTGGTCTATGCCCGTCCGGGCCAGGCGACCCTCGACCTGTTGGACCTGGAGCGCATCGAAGTCCTGCGCGGCCCTCAGGGCACGCTGTTCGGCAAGAACGCCTCGGCCGGCGTGCTCAACATCACCAGCAAAGCGCCGACCGCCGAGACCCACGGTTACGTCGATCAGTCGTACTACAGCGGCAACGAAAGCCGCACTCGCTTCGGCATCGGCGGCAGCCTGATTCCGGACACGCTGAAAGGCTCGATCACCACGCTGTTCGGCAGCTACGACGGCAACGTCGACAACCAGCACAACGGTCAGGAGGTCAACGGCTACAACCACAAAGGCGTGCGCGGCAAACTGGAATTCACCCCGAACGACGACCTCAAATTCACCCTGATTGCCGACTACATGCAGTCCCACGACGACGCGCCCAACGGCGTGGTCAGCAAATCCCTGACCCCGGCCTTCGCCAATGCGTTGAACCCGGTGCGGGCGTCCAGCGACAACCGCGACATCAACACCGACACCCGCAGCCACGTGGATGACATCAACAAGGGCCTGTCCGGCCAGCTCGACTGGAACCTCGGCGATTACACCCTGACCTCGATCACTGCGTGGCGCGGCTGGGACAACACGCAGTATCAGGACGGCGATCGCCTCGGCACCGTGACCGCTGCGTTCCCTGGCACGGCTGACAAGGGTGATCTGGCGTTCGATCAGTACTCCCAGGAGCTGCGTCTGGCGTCGCCGAAAGGCGAATTCCTCGAATACGTCGGCGGCCTGTTCTACATGCACGGCAAGGATGAGGAAACCTATCAGCGCACGTTGACCACTCCAACCAGCATCAACCGTGGTGTCGCCGATTACAGCACCACCAGCGACAGCTACGCGGTGTTCGGCGAAAGCACCCTCAACTTCACCTCGAATTTCCGTGGCATCGCGGGTCTGCGCTGGACCCACGATGATCTGGAATACGATCACCGTCGGGTTTCCACCTCGGCCACCACCGTCAGCGGCATTCAACCAGGCACCAGCAGTTCGGGTTCGGTGGACGAGGACGGCTGGTCCGGGCGGCTCGGTGTGCAGTACGACTTGAGCGATACGGTCACCACTTACCTGACCTATTCGCGCGGCTACAAAGGCCCGGCCTACAACGTGTTCTTCAACATGCAGCCACGGGATACCGAGGCGCTGAAACCGGAGACTTCCAACACCTGGGAGGCCGGGATCAAAGCCACTTCCTGGAACAATCGCCTGACCACCAACCTGGCGGTATTCCACAGCGATTACGACAACTATCAGGCGAACTTCTTCGACACCGTTGCCGGGCAAGTGGTGACCCGTTTGATCAACGCCGGCAGCGTCAGCACCGAAGGTGTGGAGCTTGATTACGCCTTGCAGGCGACCCAGCAACTCAAGTTCTCCGGCGCCTTGGCCTACACCCGCGCGCGCATCGACGAGTTCGCCTGCCCGGCCGGTGCGGCGGCGTCGTGCAACGTCAACGGCAAGCCTCTGCCGTTCAGTCCGGACTGGAAAAGCTACGTGCGCGCCGACTACACGATCCCGCTGGATAACGGCCTGGATATCGAACTCGGCACCGACTACAGCTGGCAGAGCGAAGTGCAGTACGACATCAGCCAGAACGTCGACACCAAGCAGGGTGCCTACGGTTTGTGGAACGCCAGCGTGGCCCTGGCGGATTACAGCAACGGCTGGCGCGTGGCGTTGCTGGGCAAGAACCTCGCCGACAAGTCCTACTCGCCGCTACTGGCCAGCGGTGGCAGCTACATTTACCGCGCCGTGCCACGGGACGATGAGCGCTACTTCGGCGTGCAACTGCGCAAGGACTTCTGA